A genomic window from Silene latifolia isolate original U9 population chromosome Y, ASM4854445v1, whole genome shotgun sequence includes:
- the LOC141631740 gene encoding uncharacterized protein LOC141631740, giving the protein MVLILVMVALTLLFNLMDKIGFWNVRGMNRVNKQKFINFFMQNKGVGLFGLLETKIKSKAISKIINNFNNLCISTNNGYHNNGRIWILWDPKVFRIQFIEYNAQFIHMKVEALVSRSTFYFTMIYDFNSIQERTPIWDHLRRFSGQADGPCAMAGDFNCVLSATERVGGNTTNAEIKPFRSCIDDCEVVDIQATGSLFTWNNKQQPVDRIYSRLYRFMINKAWSDHFPELYANFLPEGMMDHTPCLIFSSMCWSHTIQGTPLFRVTKNLKLLKPALKALNREKFSDIETPTSIKQSRVADLQGMIGKDPSTVSLITKEFKASKNLRGLTEARDSFLAQKSKIH; this is encoded by the exons ATGGTACTGATATTGGTAATGGTCGCACTAACTCTCCTCTTTAACTTAATGGATAAAATAGGATTTTGGAATGTGAGAGGAATGAATAGAGTGAATAAGCAAAAGTTTATTAATTTTTTCATGCAAAATAAGGGTGTTGGGTTATTTGGTTtgttagaaacaaaaataaagagcaAGGCGATTAgtaaaattataaataatttcAATAACTTGTGTATTTCAACTAATAATGGGTACCACAATAATGGGAGAATATGGATTCTTTGGGATCCTAAGGTTTTCAGAATTCAATTTATTGAATACAATGCTCAATTCATCCATATGAAAGTTGAGGCATTGGTGAGCAGAAGTACCTTCTATTTTACAATGATATATGATTTTAATAGTATTCAAGAGAGGACTCCTATATGGGATCACTTAAGAAGGTTTTCTGGTCAAGCTGATGGTCCTTGCGCCATGGCTGGTGACTTCAATTGTGTGTTGTCAGCTACTGAGAGAGTGGGAGGCAATACTACCAATGCTGAGATTAAACCTTTCAGAAGTTGCATTGATGACTGTGAAGTAGTCGACATTCAGGCTACTGGCTCTTTGTTCACCTGGAATAATAAGCAGCAGCCTGTGGATAGGATTTATAGTAGGCTTTATAGGTTTATGATAAATAAAGCTTGGAGTGATCATTTTCCTGAGCTATATGCTAATTTCCTCCCTGAGGGCATGATGGATCATACTCCCTGCTTGATTTTTAGCTCAAT GTGTTGGAGTCATACTATCCAAGGCACACCTCTTTTCAGGGTGACAAAAAACTTGAAGCTCTTGAAGCCTGCTCTGAAAGCATTGAATAGAGAGAAGTTTAGTGACATTGAGACTCCAACATCTATTAAGCAGAGTAGAGTAGCTGATTTGCAGGGTATGATAGGAAAGGATCCCTCTACTGTATCTCTTATAACTAAGGAGTTTAAGGCTTCTAAAAATTTGAGGGGGCTGACTGAGGCTAGGGACAGTTTCTTGGCTCAAAAATCTAAAATACATTAG